The window AGTGCGTCAAGGCCGGTCTCGACTCCGCGATCGTGCACGCCTCGAAGATCCTGCCGATCGCGCGCCTGGAGGAGGAGCAGGTGAAGGTCGCACTCGACCTCATCTACGACCGCCGCGCCGAAGGCTACGACCCGTTGCAGCGGCTCATGGAGCTCTTCGAGGGCGTCAACATGAAGTCGATGAAGGCCGGCAAGGCCGAGGAGCTCCTCGCGCTGCCGCTCGACGAGCGCCTCCAGCGCCGCATCATCGACGGCGAGAAGAACGGCCTGGAGACCGACCTCGCCGAGGCACTGCAGACCCGTCCGGCCCTCGACATCGTCAACGACACCCTGCTCGAGGGCATGAAGGTCGTCGGCGAACTGTTCGGTTCCGGCCAGATGCAGCTGCCGTTCGTGCTCCAGTCCGCCGAGGTCATGAAGTCCGCCGTGGCCTACCTGGAACCGCACATGGAGAAGTCCGACGCGGAGGGCAAGGGCACGATCGTCCTGGCCACCGTCCGTGGCGACGTCCACGACATCGGTAAGAACCTCGTCGACATCATCCTGTCCAACAACGGCTTCAACGTCGTCAACATCGGCATCAAGCAGCCGGTCTCCGCGATCCTGGAGGCCGCGCAGGAGCACCGCGCCGATGTCATCGGCATGTCCGGCCTCCTGGTGAAGTCCACCGTGATCATGAAGGAGAACCTGGAGGAGCTGAACCAGCGCAAGCTGGCCGCCGAATATCCGGTGATCCTCGGCGGCGCGGCTCTCACCAGGGCCTATGTCGAGCAGGACCTCCACGAGATCTACGAGGGCGAGGTCCGCTACGCCCGGGACGCGTTCGAGGGCCTGCGCCTGATGGATGCCCTGATCGCGGTGAAGCGCGGCGTCCCCGGCGCGACTCTCCCGGAGCTCAAGCAGCGCCGGGTGCCCAAGCGGGAGACCGCCGTACTGGAGGTCGACGAGCCGGAGGAAGGCGTCCGCTCCGACGTCGCCACCGACAACCCGGTCCCCGAGCCCCCGTTCTGGGGCACCCGCGTCGTCAAGGGCATCCAGCTCAAGGAGTACGCCTCCTGGCTCGACGAGGGTGCGCTCTTCAAGGGGCAGTGGGGCCTGAAGCAGGCCCGCGCCGGTGACGGACCGACGTACGAGGAGCTCGTGGAGGCCGAGGGCCGCCCGCACCTGCGCGGTTGGCTCGACAAGCTGCACACCGAGAACCTGCTGGAAGCCGCCGTCGTCTACGGCTACTTCCCCTGCGTGTCCAAGGGCGACGACCTGATCCTGCTCCACGAGGACGGCTCGGAGCGCACCCGCTTCACCTTCCCGCGCCAGCGCCGCGGCCGCCGCCTCTGTCTCGCGGACTTCTTCCGTCCCGAGGAGTCCGGCGAGACCGATGTGATCGGCCTCCAGGTCGTCACGGTCGGCTCGAAGATCGGCGGGGAGACCGCCAAGCTCTTCGAGGCCAACTCCTACCGCGACTACCTGGAGCTGCACGGCCTCTCCGTCCAGCTGGCCGAGGCCCTCGCCGAGTACTGGCACGCCCGGGTCCGCTCCGAGCTCGGCTTCGGCGGCGAGGACCCGGCCGACGTCGAGGACATGTTCGCGCTGAAGTACCGCGGTGCGCGCTTCTCCCTCGGCTACGGCGCCTGCCCCGATCTCGAGGACCGGGCGAAGATCGCCGACCTGCTCCGGCCCGAGCGGATCGGGGTGCACCTCTCCGAGGAGTTCCAGCTGCACCCGGAGCAGTCCACCGACGCGATCGTCATCCATCACCCGGAGGCGAAGTACTTCAACGCGCGGTAGCGACTCGACGCGTCGTAGCGGGACAAGTCGTACACTGGTCGGTCCAGTGCAGGCCGGTCGCCTTTTCCTCCGGAAACGGTGACCGGCCTTCTCGTCCCTCGTGGAAGGTGTGCCGCATGACCAGTACGGTCTCCGCGTCCTTGACCCGTATGGCCGACGGCGCCGCCCTTCAGGCCGTCTTTCTAGACATGGACGGCACCCTGGTCGACACCGAGGGCTTCTGGTGGGACGCCGAAGTCGAAGTCTTCGCCGATCTCGGTCACCGGCTGGACGAGGCGTGGAGGAACGTGGTCGTCGGCGGCCCGATGACCCGCAGCGCCGGCTACCTCATCGATGTCACCGGCGCGGACATCACGCTTCCCGAGCTGACCGTGCTGCTCAACGACCGCTTCGAGGCGCGTATCGGCCGCGGTGTACCGCTGATGCCGGGCGCCGCCCGGCTGCTCGCCGAGCTGGCGGCCCACGAGGTGCCGACCGCCCTGGTCTCCGCCTCGCACCGGCGCATCATCGACCGGGTGCTGGACTCGGTCGGGCACCACCATTTCTCGCTCACCGTCGCAGGCGACGAGGTCTCCCGGACGAAGCCGCACCCGGAGCCCTATCTCACCGCCGCCTCGGGCTTCGGGGTGGCTCCGGAGCGCTGCGCGGTCATCGAGGACACCGCGACCGGTGTCGCCGCGGCGGAGGCCGCCGGCTGCCGGGTCGTCGCCGTGCCGTCCGTGGCACCGATCGCACCCGCCTCCGGACGGGTCGTCGTGGGCTCCCTCGAAGAAGTCGATCTCGCATTTCTCCGGGGACTGGTCACTGGAGTGCGTTGATACGTATACCGAGAGTATTTCTGTGAATAAACAGCAAAACTCTCGCCGCTGCGATGTGCGCATTTCGTCGTACGTGCGTGTGGGTAAGGCGGGGCCGTGCCAACGGCAAGGAATTGCTCGGGCGTGAGTTTTATCACGCCCCGGGCTTTTGGAGCCCTTCAAGATCGACCCAGCTGTCCGTTTTGATCCACCGGTCTGTCCCGATTCATGAATACCTGTACGGAACGTTCCCCGCTCGGGAAATCGGCTCGCAGACCATTCCCCTCATCATTCGATTACACAGCGCAGAGCACCCGTCCGGCATTACCGGTGGCGCCTACTAATGTCGTTTTCTCAATGGCCGGATGAGGGAGAACGTCCAAGATGAACCGCAAGACTCTGGTGCTGCCGGCCGTCGTCGGCCTGCTCGCGCCCGTACTCGCCGCCTGCGGCGGGACGGACAGCGGGAGCGATGGCAAGGCCGCCATCGTTGTCGGCACCACGGACCAGTTCGTCGCCACCGAGGACAACCCCGCGCCGCTCGACCCCGCCATAGGCTACGAAGCAGGCGTCTGGAACGTCCTGCGGCAGACCGTGCAGACCCTGACCCACGTGCCGCGTGGCGGCGGCCAGCCTGTCCCCGAGGCCGCCAGGAGCTGCACCTTCACCGACCGGGAGAACGAGAGCTACCGCTGCAAGCTGCGCAGCGGCCTCACGTTCGCCGACGGCACGCCCGTCACCGCCGAGGACGTCAAGTACTCCATCAACCGCGTCATCGACATCAAGTCCGACAGTGGCCCCGTCGGTCTGCTCACCAACATCGACACGATCGAGACGAGCGGTGCCGACGAAGTCATCTTCCATCTGAAGACGCCGGACGCGACCTTCCCGTACAAGCTCGCCACCCCGGCCGCAGGCATCGTGCAGAAGAGCAAGTACCCGGCGAGGTCCCCGCGCAGCGGCTTCCAGGTCGACGGCTCCGGTCCGTACACGATGAAGCCGGAGGTCAGGAACGACCAGGTCGTCAAGGTCGTCTTCACCAGGAACCCGCGCTACAAGGGCGATCTGAACGTCCTGAACGACAAGGTCGAGCTGGACCTCTTCCCCGACGCCAAGGCGATGGGCAAGGCGCTCGACGCCCAGAAGATCGACATGATGACCCGCACCATGTCTCCCGGGCAGGCTCAGCAGATGCTGGAGCAGCCGAAGGACGGCATCGAGCTCACCGAGATGCCCGGCCTCGCCATCAGCTATCTCGCCTTCGACACCACCGACCCCGCGGTGGAGAGCAAGGCCGTCCGGCAGGCCATCGCCCAGGTCGTCGACCGAGGCCAGATCGCCGGGCAGGTCTACGGCGCCACCGCCGAGCCGCTCTACTCGCTCATCCCGTCCAGCATCACCGGACACACCAACTCGTTCTACAACAAGTACGGCGAGCCCAGCACCACCAAGGCCGCCGCCATCCTGCAGGCCGCCGGCATACAGACACCGGTGAAATTCACCCTGCACTACACGACCGACCACTACGGGCCCGCCACCGCCACCGAGTTCAAGGCGCTGAAGAAGCAGCTCAACGCCACCGGGCTGTTCGACGTCGACGTCAAGGGCACCCCCTGGGCGAAGTACCGCCCCGCCCAGAAGCGCGGCGACTACGCCGTCTACGGCATGGGCTGGTTCCCCGACTTCCCGGACCCGGACAACTACACGGCGCCGTTCCTCGACAAGAACAACTTCCTCAACTCGCCGTACAGGTCCGCACTGGCCCAGAACACGCTGATCCCGCAGTCCCGCCGGGAGGAAGACCGGGCCTCGGCCGCCAAGACCTTCCAGAAGCTCCAGGACATCGTCGCCGCCGACGTTCCCGTACTTCCGATCTGGCAGGGCAAGCAGTACGTCGCCTCCCGCGACGGCCTCACCGGCGTCGAGTGGTCGATCAATTCCTCGGCCGACCTGCAGCTCTGGGAGCTCGGCCGCAGCGCCGTCTGAATCACGGTGCCACCCCGGCGCCCCGTCCCGGCCGCACCGGCCGGATCACTGGGCGCCGGGGCGCACCAGCCCGCTCTCGTACGCGTATACCGCGGCCTGCACCCGGTCGCGCAGCCCCAGCTTCGTCAGCACATGACCCACATGCGTCTTGACCGTCGTCTCGCTGACGAACAGGTCGGCGGCGATCTCCGCATTCGACAGGCCGCGGGCCACCAGCTTCAACACCTCCACCTCACGCTCCGTCAGCGTGTGCAGCGTGTCCGGCACGGCGTCCTCGCCCGACGGCAGATGGTCCGCGTACTTGTCCAGCAGCCTGCGGGTGATGCTCGGGGCCAGCATCGCCTCG is drawn from Streptomyces sp. NBC_01717 and contains these coding sequences:
- a CDS encoding ABC transporter substrate-binding protein, which gives rise to MNRKTLVLPAVVGLLAPVLAACGGTDSGSDGKAAIVVGTTDQFVATEDNPAPLDPAIGYEAGVWNVLRQTVQTLTHVPRGGGQPVPEAARSCTFTDRENESYRCKLRSGLTFADGTPVTAEDVKYSINRVIDIKSDSGPVGLLTNIDTIETSGADEVIFHLKTPDATFPYKLATPAAGIVQKSKYPARSPRSGFQVDGSGPYTMKPEVRNDQVVKVVFTRNPRYKGDLNVLNDKVELDLFPDAKAMGKALDAQKIDMMTRTMSPGQAQQMLEQPKDGIELTEMPGLAISYLAFDTTDPAVESKAVRQAIAQVVDRGQIAGQVYGATAEPLYSLIPSSITGHTNSFYNKYGEPSTTKAAAILQAAGIQTPVKFTLHYTTDHYGPATATEFKALKKQLNATGLFDVDVKGTPWAKYRPAQKRGDYAVYGMGWFPDFPDPDNYTAPFLDKNNFLNSPYRSALAQNTLIPQSRREEDRASAAKTFQKLQDIVAADVPVLPIWQGKQYVASRDGLTGVEWSINSSADLQLWELGRSAV
- a CDS encoding HAD family hydrolase: MTSTVSASLTRMADGAALQAVFLDMDGTLVDTEGFWWDAEVEVFADLGHRLDEAWRNVVVGGPMTRSAGYLIDVTGADITLPELTVLLNDRFEARIGRGVPLMPGAARLLAELAAHEVPTALVSASHRRIIDRVLDSVGHHHFSLTVAGDEVSRTKPHPEPYLTAASGFGVAPERCAVIEDTATGVAAAEAAGCRVVAVPSVAPIAPASGRVVVGSLEEVDLAFLRGLVTGVR
- the metH gene encoding methionine synthase; its protein translation is MASLPTPSADSRNRAEALREALATRVVVADGAMGTMLQAQDPTLEDFQNLEGCNEILNVTRPDIVRSVHEEYFAVGVDCVETNTFGANASALGEYDIPERIHELSESGARIAREVADEFTASTGQQRWVLGSIGPGTKLPTLGHAPYTVLRDGFQQNAEGLIAGGADALIIETTQDLLQTKAAVLGARRALEAMGSDLPLLCSLAFETTGTMLLGSEIGAALTALEPLGVDMIGLNCSTGPAEMSEHLRYLTRHSRIPLLCMPNAGLPVLTKDGAHFPLGPEGLADAQETFVQEYGLSLVGGCCGTTPEHLRQVVERVRGAALVLRDPRPEPGAASLYQTVPFRQDTSYLAIGERTNANGSKKFREAMLEARWDDCVEMARDQIREGAHMLDLCVDYVGRDGVADMEELAGRFATASTLPIVLDSTELPVLRAGLEKLGGRAVLNSVNYEDGDGPESRFAKVTALAVEHGAALIALTIDEEGQARTVEHKVAVAERLIEDLTGNWGVHESDILIDTLTFTICTGQEESRKDGIATIGAIRELKRRHPDVQTTLGLSNISFGLNPAARVVLNSVFLDECVKAGLDSAIVHASKILPIARLEEEQVKVALDLIYDRRAEGYDPLQRLMELFEGVNMKSMKAGKAEELLALPLDERLQRRIIDGEKNGLETDLAEALQTRPALDIVNDTLLEGMKVVGELFGSGQMQLPFVLQSAEVMKSAVAYLEPHMEKSDAEGKGTIVLATVRGDVHDIGKNLVDIILSNNGFNVVNIGIKQPVSAILEAAQEHRADVIGMSGLLVKSTVIMKENLEELNQRKLAAEYPVILGGAALTRAYVEQDLHEIYEGEVRYARDAFEGLRLMDALIAVKRGVPGATLPELKQRRVPKRETAVLEVDEPEEGVRSDVATDNPVPEPPFWGTRVVKGIQLKEYASWLDEGALFKGQWGLKQARAGDGPTYEELVEAEGRPHLRGWLDKLHTENLLEAAVVYGYFPCVSKGDDLILLHEDGSERTRFTFPRQRRGRRLCLADFFRPEESGETDVIGLQVVTVGSKIGGETAKLFEANSYRDYLELHGLSVQLAEALAEYWHARVRSELGFGGEDPADVEDMFALKYRGARFSLGYGACPDLEDRAKIADLLRPERIGVHLSEEFQLHPEQSTDAIVIHHPEAKYFNAR